Proteins from one Desulfonema limicola genomic window:
- a CDS encoding sigma-54-dependent transcriptional regulator, with protein MAKILIIDDDEEICHVLFDLIKNINHQAEYFLTLEAGVKKALSEEYDVVFLDVHMPDGNGLEALQRIRNRDLPPEVIIITGEGDADGAETAIKNGAWDYIQKPLMSKDIILPLKRVLQYRNNIKQTGKPNLILKRDSIIGSSSRIKACLDILANAARSDTNVLITGETGTGKEIFARTLHANSNRLHKSFVVVDCAALPENLVESQLFGYEKGSFTGADKARGGLIKQADNGTLFLDEVCELNLPLQKAFLRVLQERSFRPIGSGMEIKSNFRLIAATNCNPENMVEQGLLRKDLLFRLRTVHIELPPLRERDDDIRELVKYYTEQICSRYNMQPKGFAPDLLDIMCSYNWPGNIRELFHALESTITNAEYEPILFPTHLPDNIRIQTARASITRKKQIITNQSSKQPKAQFSNNEFIPTYKEFRESVLSSAEKNYLKHLMEYTRGNIKEAGRISKLGRTRLYTLMKKHNISR; from the coding sequence ATGGCTAAAATACTGATAATTGACGATGATGAAGAAATATGTCATGTATTATTTGATCTCATTAAAAATATTAATCACCAGGCAGAATACTTTCTCACCCTAGAAGCTGGTGTAAAAAAGGCTTTGTCAGAAGAATATGATGTAGTGTTTCTTGATGTGCATATGCCTGACGGAAACGGACTTGAAGCACTGCAAAGGATCAGGAACAGGGATTTACCGCCCGAAGTTATTATTATCACAGGAGAAGGAGACGCTGACGGAGCCGAAACAGCAATTAAAAACGGGGCCTGGGATTACATCCAGAAACCTCTCATGTCAAAGGATATTATCCTGCCCTTGAAACGGGTACTCCAATATAGAAATAACATAAAACAGACAGGCAAACCGAACCTGATTTTAAAACGGGACAGCATTATCGGAAGCAGCAGCAGGATAAAGGCATGTCTTGATATACTTGCCAATGCAGCCCGCAGTGATACAAATGTTTTAATAACCGGTGAAACAGGTACCGGCAAAGAAATCTTTGCCAGAACACTTCACGCAAACAGCAACCGTTTACATAAAAGTTTTGTTGTTGTTGATTGTGCTGCACTGCCGGAAAACCTTGTGGAAAGCCAGCTTTTCGGTTATGAAAAAGGTTCTTTCACAGGAGCTGATAAAGCCAGGGGCGGGCTTATTAAACAGGCTGACAACGGTACATTGTTTCTGGATGAAGTATGCGAATTGAATCTTCCGCTTCAAAAAGCTTTTCTGAGAGTATTGCAGGAAAGAAGCTTCCGGCCTATTGGTTCAGGCATGGAAATCAAAAGCAATTTCAGGCTGATTGCCGCAACCAATTGCAATCCTGAAAATATGGTAGAACAGGGATTGTTGAGGAAAGATCTGCTGTTTCGACTCAGGACAGTCCATATTGAACTGCCGCCCCTGAGAGAGCGTGATGATGATATCAGGGAGCTTGTAAAATATTACACTGAACAAATATGTTCCAGGTACAATATGCAGCCAAAAGGTTTTGCCCCTGACCTGCTTGACATCATGTGTTCATACAACTGGCCCGGCAATATCCGGGAACTGTTTCATGCCCTGGAAAGTACAATTACAAATGCCGAATATGAACCGATTTTATTTCCAACCCATCTGCCTGATAATATTCGAATTCAAACTGCCAGAGCTTCAATAACCCGTAAAAAACAAATCATTACTAACCAAAGTTCTAAACAGCCCAAAGCACAGTTTTCCAATAATGAATTTATACCCACGTATAAGGAATTTCGAGAGTCTGTTCTTAGCAGTGCTGAAAAAAATTATTTAAAGCATCTGATGGAATACACTCGCGGCAATATCAAAGAAGCGGGCCGTATTTCCAAACTGGGCCGCACACGCCTTTATACACTCATGAAAAAACACAATATATCCAGGTAG